From the Aquirufa lenticrescens genome, the window TGGAGAAAATCGAATTCGGCTGGTACCTAAAAAAAATAGGCTTTCTGGCCTTGCTAGGTTATTTCGCTGGGGCCGGTTTGTATCTGCTATTACACTAAAATCCAATCGACATACTAGCACCATAATACGCTGGTGCCACTTGAGGAGTCAAAGTAAAACGATTCAGTTTTTGCCACTGATGACGAACTTTCGGGTATAAAATATAGGCCAATTCTGCCGAAGCGATTCCAATCGCAGACCCCATCAATACATCCGTAACCCAATGTTTATTATTTGCGATGCGTAATGCTCCAGTAGCCGTAGCTAAGGTATAGCCCGCTATGACAAATTCAGGATGGGAATCACGGTACTCATGCGCTAAAATAGTTGCCCCAAAAAACGCAGTCGCCGTATGTCCGGATGGATAGGTATTTTCGGTGCCATCTGGTCGCGCTTCCGTGATGGCAGCCTTTAGTCCTTGCGTTGCTGCCACATAGATTCCGGTACCTACGATAAATACTCCTGCTTGATCAAAAGCCTCTTCCTTACTCTTAAATTCAGCTATATTTAAGCCCACATACATCGCTGCAGGCCCATATTGAATATAGTCATCTAACGGAGTGACATGACCCTGACCGACGATTTTCGTTTGAATTTGCTTCGCAAAAGGATTATAAGTTAATCCACTAGCTATCCCTAGCGCTAAGGGCGTTTTCCACTTTTTAAAAGAGGGTTTCTCTGCTTGCACAGAAAAGGTAATCAAGCAAATTAGGGCGATGATTCTCATTATTTTTCAGCTAAAAGGCTTTGGATCGTATGTTCAAAATCGGAGATCCAATCGGCATAATATTTTCCTGTTCCGGGACCCGAGAATCCGGTGTGAATTTCTCTCACGATGCCTTTTTTGTCAATGATGAAGGTAGTAGGATAGCCGTTCATTTTACTCAGCATAGGTAAAACTTTCTCGATTGTTTTATCCTCTGCCGTTCCCGCAAAAAGAAGTGGGTAGGTGATGCCGATTTTCTTTTGGAAATTATTGATTTTAGGCCCTGCAACCGCGATGTCAGCTGAATTCTCAAAAGCAATGCCTATAACTTCCACGCCTTTGTCTTTGTATTTTGTATAGAAGGGGGCTAAATAACGAGATTCATCCAGGCAGTTCGGACACCAGGAGCCCATTAATTCGATTACTACCACCTTGTTTTTAAAACGCTCATCTTGTAAGCTAATTTGTTCGCCTGAGGTAGTGGGTAATTTAAAATCGATACGGTCGAACCCCGGTTTCAAAAAGCTTAGTTTCTTTAGATCTGGCAAGGCAGCCGCGGGGTCTAATTTCCCATCAACCGTCCTAACTCCACTCAATCCAGAAGTAAATCGTCCCGTAAATTGTGAGCCATTTACTTTTGCTCGCAACATGTTAACCCCACTTCCATCGAAATAGCTTAGAAATAAACTATCCCCGCTCACATTTCCTTGTAAAAAACGGTAGTCGCCAGATGTCCGAAGGAAGGTGCCGGTCACTTTGTTGCCTTTTTGTTCAAAAACGCCTACACCTGGGCTGTGGTTTGTCGCATCACTATAAAAATCTGACATCCACTTTCCACTGACATTCACGGTAGCTGGTAGTAGGTTCAAAAAGCGGTCTTCAGAACTCGCTAGAGCTGAAACGGGTAGTCGATACGCCGTTTTTCCATTTCTTTTTTTAACGAAGTAGCCCTTCATTTCGGTCGTTTTTGTCACTTGGAAAACGAGCTCAGCTTCGTATAGGTCAAAAGGGACGACTAATGAATCCGCTCTAAAATAGGATTCCCCTAACGTAGATTTCTCTGCGCCATTAATGAGTTTAATATCTAAATTCCCTGCTTTTGAACCAGGATTTATTTCAAATTGAATGGGTAATTCGCCCCCATGAGTGCTGAGAGATGCTCGCCAAATTCCAGCAACAGGCACTTGTGCAAGACTCAATAATGGGGCAAATAACAAGGCAAATAAGGTCTTTTTCATGAGGAAATTCGCTAGGCGTTTGAACAAAGATACGGGTTCGAAACTTGTCACAAAAAAAAGCGTGACAATTTCCTAATTTGGTGGCGTAGGCGAGGGATAATTTGTATTTTTGTTTTCATCCAAAATTATGCCAGAAAACACCTACCATACCTCCGTCATGTTGCACGAATGCATCGATGGTTTACGCATTGATCCTGCGGGAACGTATGTGGATGTGACCTTTGGGGGAGGCGGACATTCGAAGGCGATTTTAGACAAGCTAGGTCCAGAAGGAAGATTATTCTCCTTTGATCAGGATCCAGATGCTTGGGAG encodes:
- a CDS encoding phosphatase PAP2 family protein, translating into MRIIALICLITFSVQAEKPSFKKWKTPLALGIASGLTYNPFAKQIQTKIVGQGHVTPLDDYIQYGPAAMYVGLNIAEFKSKEEAFDQAGVFIVGTGIYVAATQGLKAAITEARPDGTENTYPSGHTATAFFGATILAHEYRDSHPEFVIAGYTLATATGALRIANNKHWVTDVLMGSAIGIASAELAYILYPKVRHQWQKLNRFTLTPQVAPAYYGASMSIGF
- a CDS encoding peroxiredoxin family protein, translating into MKKTLFALLFAPLLSLAQVPVAGIWRASLSTHGGELPIQFEINPGSKAGNLDIKLINGAEKSTLGESYFRADSLVVPFDLYEAELVFQVTKTTEMKGYFVKKRNGKTAYRLPVSALASSEDRFLNLLPATVNVSGKWMSDFYSDATNHSPGVGVFEQKGNKVTGTFLRTSGDYRFLQGNVSGDSLFLSYFDGSGVNMLRAKVNGSQFTGRFTSGLSGVRTVDGKLDPAAALPDLKKLSFLKPGFDRIDFKLPTTSGEQISLQDERFKNKVVVIELMGSWCPNCLDESRYLAPFYTKYKDKGVEVIGIAFENSADIAVAGPKINNFQKKIGITYPLLFAGTAEDKTIEKVLPMLSKMNGYPTTFIIDKKGIVREIHTGFSGPGTGKYYADWISDFEHTIQSLLAEK